One genomic segment of Hymenobacter psoromatis includes these proteins:
- a CDS encoding TolC family protein gives MLKRRIYQGLTAASLALAVAGCKLPTLVQRDVNRSVPGTFNPANASDTTNTAAQVRWKQFFTDPNLAALIDTALQGNQELNITLQEIQIARNEVLVRKGDYLPYVGLGVQTEAEKPGRYTLQGATEDAINIQPDHPTPTPLANYQVGAFASWEVDIWHKLRNARKSAVARYLGSVEGKNFVITNLIAEIANSYYELLALDNELLIYKQNIEIQANALRIVREEKLAARVTELAVKRFEAQVQNTTSLQFKTQQRIIETQNRINFLMGRYPQPITRDAQSFNGLVPPMVQAGVPTQLLENRPDIRQAEQQLVAAKLDLKIARANFYPSLDISANVGYAAYKPGLLFNSPQSILYNMAGELTAPLINRNSIKALYASANALQIQAVYNYERTVLNAYIEVANQLANINNLQNSYDAKLLEVEALSQSIRISNSLFKAVRADYTEVLFTQRDALNSRFDLTETKMQQLNATVNVYRALGGGWR, from the coding sequence ATGCTTAAAAGACGCATTTATCAAGGTCTGACCGCGGCCAGCCTCGCGCTGGCCGTGGCTGGCTGCAAACTACCAACGCTGGTGCAGCGCGACGTAAATCGCAGCGTACCAGGCACATTCAATCCTGCCAACGCATCGGACACGACCAATACGGCCGCGCAGGTCCGGTGGAAACAATTCTTCACCGACCCCAACCTGGCGGCCCTGATTGATACTGCACTCCAGGGCAACCAGGAGTTGAATATCACCTTGCAGGAGATTCAGATTGCCCGCAACGAGGTGCTGGTCCGCAAGGGTGATTACCTGCCCTACGTGGGCCTTGGTGTGCAAACTGAGGCCGAAAAGCCCGGTCGCTACACGCTGCAAGGAGCCACGGAGGATGCCATCAACATTCAGCCCGACCACCCTACCCCTACCCCCCTGGCTAACTATCAGGTGGGCGCATTTGCGAGCTGGGAGGTAGATATCTGGCACAAGCTGCGCAACGCCCGCAAGTCGGCCGTGGCGCGCTACCTGGGTTCGGTAGAAGGTAAGAACTTCGTGATAACCAACCTGATTGCTGAGATTGCCAATTCGTATTACGAGTTGCTGGCGCTGGATAATGAGTTACTCATTTACAAGCAAAATATTGAGATTCAGGCGAACGCATTGCGCATCGTGCGGGAGGAGAAGTTGGCGGCACGGGTAACCGAGCTGGCCGTAAAACGCTTTGAGGCCCAGGTGCAAAACACGACCAGCCTGCAATTCAAGACGCAGCAGCGCATCATAGAAACTCAGAACCGGATTAATTTCCTGATGGGCCGGTATCCGCAGCCCATCACCCGCGACGCGCAGTCATTCAATGGGCTGGTGCCGCCGATGGTTCAGGCCGGTGTTCCGACGCAGCTACTGGAAAACCGCCCGGATATCCGGCAGGCCGAGCAGCAGTTGGTTGCCGCTAAGCTGGACCTGAAGATAGCTCGCGCCAACTTCTACCCTTCGCTGGATATTTCAGCCAACGTCGGGTACGCAGCCTACAAGCCGGGTTTGCTGTTCAACTCGCCACAGTCTATCCTATACAACATGGCTGGCGAGCTAACGGCTCCGCTCATCAACCGTAACTCCATTAAAGCCTTATATGCCAGCGCCAACGCGCTCCAGATTCAGGCCGTGTATAACTACGAACGCACCGTGCTCAACGCCTACATTGAGGTGGCGAACCAGCTAGCGAACATCAATAACCTGCAAAATAGCTATGATGCGAAACTGCTGGAAGTGGAAGCCCTGAGTCAGTCCATCCGCATCTCCAACAGCTTGTTTAAAGCCGTGCGGGCCGACTACACGGAAGTGCTCTTCACGCAGCGCGATGCTTTGAACTCGCGCTTCGACCTAACCGAAACCAAGATGCAGCAGCTCAATGCCACAGTGAACGTCTACCGGGCTCTGGGTGGCGGGTGGCGGTAG
- a CDS encoding efflux RND transporter permease subunit: protein MFSRFIRRPVFAIVISIAIVLLGMLAINTLPTSQFPEISPPMVMVSAAYPGASAKVLTESVLIPLEQAVNGVPGMKYMTSDAVSAGEANIQVVFNLGTNPDQAVVNVNTRIAQVLNRLPILVQREGVIVNRVVPNMLMYVNLYSKDKNTDMKFLFNFAGVNMLPELQRINGIGRANLLGSRQYAMRVWLKPDRMRAYKISVDDVMKAIGDQSVIGSPGRIGRSDGGRAEALEYVLSYKGRFNDANEYKNIVLRANANGEMLRLKDVANVELGSEFYDIYSNLDGYPSAAMVLKQTYGSNASDVIAQVKAKLEEMKKTSFPPGMDYKISYDVSSFLDASTENVIHTLRDAFILVALVVFLFLGDWRSTLIPIIAVPVSLIGAFAAMQAFGLTINMITLFALVLAIGIVVDNAIVVVEAVHVKMEEKHLSPFGAVQEVVGEISGAIIAITILMTAVFVPVAFMSGPVGIFYRQFSITMATAIIISGVVALTLTPVLCAMLLKNTHGQPRSQNPLNRFLDWFNRGFDRLTKSYTGLLQKVVDKRLVTLAMLGAFLAGIYFISLNLPTGFIPSEDQGMLYAIVQTPPGSTLERTYAISERLQQLAKDVPGIQSISTLAGYEVLTEGRGSNAGTCLINLKPWSERKQSIHDVVAALEIKAKEIPGANIEFFEPPAVPGYGAAGGFQLQLLDKTNTGDYKALEKVNNEFLANLKKRKELAGLFTFYSAKYPQYELKIDNDLAMQKGVDIGNAMNTLSIMIGSTYEQGFIKYQRFFKVYVQAAPEYRRLPEDVLNMWAKNDKGEMVPFSAFMTIEKTQGANEINRYNMYTTGSIRGDAAQGYSSGEAIKAVQEVAAKTLPRGYDIDWGGLSKDEVGRGNEAVVIFLIVLAFVYLVLAAQYESFLLPLVVILSLPTGVFGSFLLLKMMGLANNIYAQVGLVMLVGLLGKNAVLIVEVAVQNHERGMSVRDAAIEGARARFRPILMTSFAFIAGLIPLVLATGAGANGNRTIGTAALGGMLFGTVFGVIIIPGLYFLFGTVAEGRKLIDDENEYPISEGLEPRVLVEEELETHA, encoded by the coding sequence ATGTTTAGTAGATTCATTCGCAGGCCCGTATTTGCTATCGTTATTTCGATAGCTATTGTCTTGCTGGGTATGTTGGCCATCAACACCCTACCTACCTCGCAGTTTCCCGAGATTTCGCCCCCGATGGTGATGGTGAGCGCGGCCTACCCCGGAGCCAGCGCCAAGGTGCTGACCGAGTCGGTGCTCATTCCGCTGGAGCAGGCCGTGAACGGCGTGCCGGGCATGAAGTACATGACCTCCGACGCCGTGAGTGCCGGCGAGGCCAACATCCAGGTGGTATTTAACCTCGGCACCAACCCCGACCAGGCCGTGGTGAACGTGAACACCCGCATTGCGCAGGTGCTCAACCGTTTGCCCATCCTGGTGCAGCGCGAAGGCGTGATTGTGAACCGCGTGGTGCCGAACATGCTGATGTACGTGAACTTGTACAGCAAGGACAAGAACACGGACATGAAGTTCCTCTTCAACTTCGCCGGCGTGAACATGCTGCCCGAGTTGCAGCGCATCAACGGCATCGGGCGGGCCAACCTGCTGGGTAGCCGGCAGTACGCCATGCGCGTGTGGCTGAAGCCCGACCGGATGCGGGCCTACAAAATCTCGGTCGATGACGTAATGAAGGCCATTGGCGACCAGAGCGTGATTGGCTCGCCGGGCCGCATCGGCCGCTCGGACGGGGGCCGCGCCGAGGCGCTGGAATACGTGCTATCCTATAAGGGCCGCTTCAACGACGCGAACGAGTACAAGAACATTGTGCTGCGAGCCAACGCCAACGGGGAAATGCTGCGCCTTAAGGACGTGGCTAACGTGGAGCTGGGTAGCGAATTCTACGACATCTACTCCAACCTCGATGGGTATCCGTCGGCGGCAATGGTGCTCAAGCAGACTTATGGCTCGAACGCCAGCGACGTCATCGCGCAGGTGAAAGCCAAGCTGGAGGAGATGAAGAAAACGTCGTTTCCGCCCGGCATGGACTACAAAATCAGCTACGACGTGTCGAGCTTCCTTGATGCTTCGACTGAGAACGTGATTCATACTCTGCGCGACGCTTTTATCCTGGTGGCGCTGGTAGTGTTTCTGTTTCTGGGCGACTGGCGCTCCACGCTCATCCCGATTATTGCCGTGCCAGTTTCGCTCATTGGAGCGTTTGCGGCCATGCAGGCATTCGGGCTAACCATCAACATGATTACGCTCTTTGCATTGGTGCTCGCCATTGGCATCGTGGTGGATAACGCCATTGTGGTGGTGGAAGCCGTGCACGTGAAGATGGAGGAAAAGCACCTGTCGCCCTTCGGGGCGGTGCAGGAAGTGGTAGGCGAAATCAGCGGTGCTATTATCGCCATCACCATCCTGATGACGGCCGTGTTCGTGCCGGTGGCCTTTATGAGCGGTCCGGTGGGTATTTTTTACCGGCAGTTCTCGATTACGATGGCCACGGCCATTATCATTTCGGGGGTGGTCGCGCTCACGCTTACGCCGGTGCTTTGCGCCATGCTGCTGAAAAACACGCACGGCCAGCCCCGCTCCCAAAACCCCCTCAATCGCTTCCTCGACTGGTTTAACCGCGGCTTCGACCGCCTCACCAAGAGCTACACTGGTCTGCTGCAAAAGGTGGTGGACAAGCGCCTCGTGACGCTGGCGATGCTGGGAGCCTTTCTGGCGGGCATCTACTTCATCTCGCTCAATCTCCCTACCGGCTTTATTCCGAGCGAAGACCAGGGAATGCTATACGCCATTGTGCAAACGCCGCCCGGCTCGACGCTGGAACGTACCTACGCCATTTCGGAGAGGTTGCAGCAGCTGGCCAAAGATGTGCCGGGTATCCAGAGTATTTCCACGCTGGCGGGCTACGAAGTGCTCACCGAAGGCCGCGGCTCCAACGCGGGTACCTGCCTGATTAACCTCAAGCCTTGGTCCGAGCGCAAGCAATCCATCCATGACGTGGTGGCGGCCTTGGAAATAAAGGCGAAGGAGATACCGGGAGCCAACATCGAATTCTTCGAGCCGCCGGCGGTGCCGGGCTACGGCGCGGCGGGTGGTTTCCAGCTGCAATTGCTGGATAAAACTAACACCGGTGACTACAAGGCGCTCGAAAAAGTAAACAACGAGTTTCTGGCTAACCTCAAGAAGCGCAAGGAGCTGGCGGGCCTCTTCACCTTCTACTCGGCCAAATACCCGCAGTACGAGTTGAAGATTGACAACGACCTGGCCATGCAGAAGGGCGTAGACATCGGCAACGCCATGAACACGCTCAGCATCATGATTGGCTCGACCTACGAGCAGGGCTTCATCAAGTACCAGCGCTTCTTTAAGGTGTACGTGCAGGCCGCGCCCGAGTACCGCCGCTTGCCGGAAGACGTGCTGAACATGTGGGCTAAGAACGACAAGGGCGAGATGGTGCCGTTCTCGGCTTTCATGACCATCGAGAAGACGCAGGGCGCGAACGAGATTAACCGGTATAATATGTACACTACCGGCTCCATCCGGGGCGATGCCGCCCAGGGCTACAGTTCGGGCGAGGCCATCAAGGCGGTGCAGGAAGTGGCGGCCAAAACCCTGCCGCGCGGCTACGACATCGACTGGGGCGGCCTCTCGAAAGACGAGGTAGGCCGGGGCAACGAGGCGGTAGTCATTTTCCTTATCGTGCTGGCTTTCGTGTACCTGGTACTCGCCGCGCAGTACGAGAGCTTCCTGCTGCCGCTGGTTGTTATCCTGTCGCTGCCCACGGGCGTGTTCGGCTCGTTTCTGCTGCTCAAAATGATGGGACTGGCCAACAACATCTACGCCCAGGTGGGCTTGGTGATGCTGGTGGGTCTGCTGGGTAAAAACGCCGTGCTCATCGTGGAAGTAGCGGTGCAAAACCACGAGCGCGGGATGTCGGTACGCGACGCGGCCATTGAGGGTGCCCGCGCCCGATTCCGCCCGATTCTGATGACCTCCTTTGCCTTTATCGCGGGCCTTATTCCATTGGTGCTGGCTACTGGGGCGGGGGCTAACGGCAACCGCACTATTGGTACGGCGGCGCTGGGCGGCATGCTGTTCGGTACCGTGTTCGGGGTAATTATTATCCCTGGCTTGTATTTCCTGTTCGGCACGGTAGCCGAGGGCCGCAAGCTCATCGACGATGAAAATGAATACCCAATCAGCGAAGGTTTAGAGCCTCGGGTGTTGGTGGAAGAAGAACTGGAAACTCATGCTTAA
- a CDS encoding efflux RND transporter periplasmic adaptor subunit: MKKLFLFLSVGTLCYGTSCASKKEEVEEQVKLLVTSPLLTDTTVTKEYVAQIHAYQHIELRALEKGYLQKIFVDEGQVVKQGQPMFQITPLIYNADLQKSQAEANYVGIEYKNTKSLADSNIVSPNELALSKAKFDKAKADVSLAQTHLQFTSIKAPFTGIMDHFQGRLGSLVDEGDLLTTLSDNSKMWVYFNVPEAEYLAYKAQAKADNIVNVKLLMANNEVFPLPGKVQTIEADFNNETGNIAFRATFPNPNGLLRNGETGSILMTTPLNHALIIPQKASFEVLEKRYVYVVDAKNIVHQREITVGSEMPDLYVIKSGLAAGDKILLEGIRKVKDGDKISYTFESMKKVLPTLKVYSE; this comes from the coding sequence ATGAAAAAATTATTCTTGTTTTTGAGCGTAGGTACCTTGTGCTACGGCACGAGCTGCGCCAGCAAAAAAGAAGAAGTTGAAGAACAAGTAAAACTTCTGGTTACCAGTCCGCTGCTGACCGATACTACCGTTACTAAAGAGTACGTGGCGCAGATTCACGCCTACCAGCACATCGAGCTGCGGGCACTGGAAAAGGGCTATCTGCAAAAAATCTTCGTTGACGAGGGTCAGGTCGTCAAGCAGGGGCAGCCCATGTTTCAGATTACGCCGCTGATATACAATGCCGACCTGCAAAAATCGCAGGCTGAGGCCAACTACGTAGGCATCGAGTACAAGAACACGAAAAGCCTGGCTGACAGCAACATCGTGTCGCCCAATGAGTTGGCGCTATCTAAAGCCAAGTTTGACAAGGCTAAGGCCGACGTATCGCTGGCCCAGACGCACTTGCAGTTCACGTCGATTAAAGCGCCGTTTACGGGTATCATGGACCACTTCCAAGGCCGGCTGGGCAGCCTCGTGGATGAGGGCGACCTGCTGACGACGCTTTCCGACAACAGCAAGATGTGGGTCTACTTCAACGTGCCCGAGGCTGAGTACCTGGCTTACAAAGCGCAGGCTAAAGCCGACAACATTGTGAATGTGAAGCTATTGATGGCTAACAATGAGGTGTTTCCGCTCCCTGGCAAAGTCCAAACTATTGAGGCCGATTTTAACAATGAGACCGGTAATATCGCCTTCCGGGCCACCTTTCCGAATCCTAACGGCCTGCTACGCAACGGCGAAACCGGTAGCATCCTAATGACGACGCCGCTTAACCATGCCCTCATCATTCCGCAGAAAGCCTCCTTCGAGGTGCTGGAAAAGCGCTACGTATACGTAGTGGATGCCAAGAACATCGTGCATCAGCGTGAAATCACGGTAGGGTCCGAGATGCCTGACTTGTACGTAATTAAGTCGGGCTTGGCAGCCGGTGATAAGATTCTGCTCGAAGGCATTCGCAAGGTGAAGGACGGCGACAAGATTAGCTACACTTTCGAGAGCATGAAGAAGGTGTTGCCCACGCTGAAAGTGTATTCTGAGTAG
- the recO gene encoding DNA repair protein RecO, with the protein MLIKTRGLVLSYLKYRESSIIVRVYTEQRGVQSYLVNGVRRAKPPGRIALFQPLTLLELVAYVPRQGGSLTRLAEFRCAEPFRSLPYEVHKSSVALFLSEVLSKAVREEEENLPLFRFLHDSILAFDEQDAGTENFALLFLLHLAGYLGFGISSGAALTDQVALAGPATGSGFSSGPATLRLREFEQYFDELLHAPATTSIPNGQVRRELLAVLIRYYQLHLEGLGEIKSLEILGQVLAG; encoded by the coding sequence ATGCTAATTAAAACCCGCGGCCTTGTTCTAAGCTACCTCAAATACCGCGAAAGCAGCATCATTGTCCGCGTTTACACCGAGCAGCGCGGTGTGCAGAGCTACCTCGTCAACGGTGTGCGCCGGGCCAAGCCGCCGGGGCGCATCGCCCTCTTTCAGCCCCTCACGCTGCTGGAGCTGGTGGCCTACGTGCCCCGGCAGGGGGGTAGCCTCACCCGGCTAGCCGAGTTTCGTTGCGCCGAGCCGTTCCGGTCCTTGCCCTACGAAGTGCATAAAAGCAGCGTGGCCTTGTTTTTAAGCGAGGTGTTGAGCAAGGCCGTGCGTGAGGAAGAGGAAAATCTGCCGCTGTTTCGCTTCCTACACGATTCCATCCTGGCCTTCGATGAGCAGGACGCGGGCACCGAGAACTTCGCGCTACTTTTTCTACTGCACCTGGCCGGCTACCTGGGCTTTGGCATCAGCAGCGGGGCCGCCCTCACCGACCAGGTGGCGCTGGCTGGCCCGGCCACGGGTAGCGGCTTCAGTAGCGGCCCCGCCACGCTGCGCCTGCGCGAGTTTGAGCAATATTTTGACGAGCTGCTGCACGCGCCGGCCACCACCAGCATCCCCAATGGCCAAGTGCGCCGCGAGCTGCTGGCCGTGCTCATTCGTTACTATCAGCTGCACCTCGAAGGGCTGGGCGAAATAAAGTCGCTGGAGATTCTGGGCCAGGTGCTAGCGGGCTAA
- a CDS encoding FKBP-type peptidyl-prolyl cis-trans isomerase translates to MKRFLNLLLLLVAVAGPACLRAQAPTPTPGFERLPSGTEYQLFRRDAAGHYQRRPLVVAGDSAYSTRQGRFLLGYITFLTGRDSVLQSSRQQMHNNPIPVPLQALTKKGGQEEAISLVLPGDSAVFRFAADSLFPGRPVPPELKRAGNVLVVRVVGVRLVNEATARADMQRLQTQMMAEQQAKAKAHNAKQLVKDEAAIQAYLKKNKLTAKAKKTPGGTWYVVTLRGQGLPPKKGQTVSVKYRGTVLATGKEFDSSAKHGGTPFDFVLGQGGVIPGWDQGIAVLPKGSKAMLLIPSTLAYGERGAGGDIPPNAPLRFDVELVGVK, encoded by the coding sequence ATGAAGCGCTTTTTGAATCTTTTATTGCTGCTGGTGGCCGTGGCCGGCCCAGCTTGCCTGCGGGCGCAGGCCCCTACCCCTACTCCCGGCTTCGAGCGGCTGCCGAGCGGCACCGAGTACCAGCTATTTCGGCGCGATGCGGCGGGGCACTACCAGCGGCGGCCGCTGGTGGTAGCCGGCGACTCGGCCTACAGCACGCGGCAGGGCCGCTTTTTGCTGGGCTACATAACGTTTCTGACGGGCCGCGACTCGGTGTTGCAGAGCTCGCGCCAGCAGATGCACAACAATCCGATTCCGGTGCCTTTGCAGGCGCTGACCAAAAAGGGCGGCCAGGAAGAGGCTATTTCGCTGGTGCTGCCCGGCGATAGCGCCGTGTTTCGCTTCGCGGCCGATTCGCTGTTTCCGGGCCGCCCGGTGCCGCCCGAGCTAAAGCGCGCCGGCAACGTGCTGGTAGTGCGCGTGGTGGGCGTGCGGCTGGTGAACGAAGCCACGGCCCGCGCCGACATGCAGCGGCTCCAGACGCAGATGATGGCCGAGCAGCAGGCGAAGGCCAAAGCTCACAATGCCAAGCAGCTGGTTAAGGACGAAGCGGCCATTCAGGCATATTTGAAGAAGAATAAGCTGACCGCTAAGGCCAAGAAAACGCCGGGCGGCACTTGGTACGTGGTAACCCTACGCGGCCAGGGCCTACCCCCCAAGAAAGGCCAGACGGTGAGCGTGAAATACCGCGGCACGGTGCTGGCCACGGGTAAGGAGTTCGACTCGTCGGCTAAACACGGCGGCACGCCCTTCGACTTCGTGCTGGGCCAGGGCGGCGTAATTCCGGGCTGGGACCAGGGCATCGCGGTGCTGCCTAAGGGCAGCAAAGCCATGCTGCTCATCCCCTCCACGCTGGCCTATGGCGAGCGCGGCGCGGGCGGCGATATTCCGCCCAACGCCCCGCTGCGGTTTGACGTGGAGTTGGTGGGGGTGAAATAG
- a CDS encoding FKBP-type peptidyl-prolyl cis-trans isomerase has product MQFSSRPRAARQLALAASVLSVASFLTSCNKGGGDFTKTKSGMEYKIYKNVNGKYEARDIVNGVDPGYKDRIGKVMSAHIEYLTSGDSVMMKSRERQFGIPVRIPLEALTPKQFGAEPEAFSLLQPGDSGVFRFNADTLYKRNARVLAPAYLKKKGNYIVLTVKAVALQPREAAMAEAMADQQKMMAEQQKQMRTYAADQDKKDETILQDYIKKNNLTTAKKLPSGVYVVTTQPGTGPNAKPGQMVTVQYRGTLLDGKEFDASAKHGGQPFSFALGRGQVIPGWDDALQQLNKGSKATILIPSSLAYGKQGSPPAIPANSPLRFDVELTDVQEAPAGPAAMGQPAGR; this is encoded by the coding sequence ATGCAGTTTTCCTCCCGGCCCCGCGCGGCCCGGCAGCTGGCCCTGGCGGCCAGCGTGCTTAGTGTAGCTTCCTTCCTGACTTCCTGCAACAAAGGCGGAGGCGACTTCACCAAAACGAAGTCGGGCATGGAGTATAAGATTTACAAAAATGTGAACGGCAAGTACGAGGCGCGCGATATCGTCAACGGCGTAGACCCCGGCTACAAGGACCGCATCGGTAAGGTAATGTCGGCCCACATTGAGTACCTGACCTCGGGCGACTCGGTGATGATGAAATCGCGCGAGCGGCAGTTTGGCATTCCGGTGCGCATCCCGCTCGAAGCCTTGACGCCCAAGCAATTTGGAGCTGAGCCCGAGGCCTTTTCGTTGCTTCAGCCCGGCGACAGCGGCGTGTTTCGCTTCAACGCCGACACGCTGTATAAGCGCAACGCCCGTGTGCTGGCCCCGGCCTATCTCAAGAAAAAGGGTAACTACATCGTGCTGACGGTGAAGGCGGTAGCGCTTCAGCCCCGCGAGGCCGCGATGGCCGAGGCAATGGCCGACCAGCAGAAAATGATGGCTGAGCAACAGAAGCAGATGCGTACCTACGCTGCCGACCAAGACAAGAAGGACGAGACCATTCTGCAAGATTATATCAAGAAGAACAACCTGACTACTGCCAAGAAGCTGCCCAGCGGCGTGTACGTTGTGACTACCCAGCCCGGCACCGGCCCCAACGCTAAGCCCGGCCAGATGGTGACGGTGCAGTACCGTGGCACGCTGCTCGACGGCAAGGAGTTCGACGCGTCGGCGAAGCACGGCGGGCAGCCCTTCTCGTTTGCGCTGGGCCGCGGCCAAGTGATTCCGGGCTGGGACGATGCCTTGCAGCAGCTTAACAAGGGCAGCAAGGCGACGATTCTCATCCCGTCGTCGCTGGCATACGGTAAGCAGGGCTCGCCGCCCGCCATCCCGGCCAACTCGCCCCTGCGCTTCGATGTGGAGCTGACCGACGTGCAGGAGGCCCCCGCCGGGCCGGCCGCAATGGGCCAGCCGGCGGGACGCTAG
- a CDS encoding DHH family phosphoesterase, with the protein MFPSVSELQTLLAQPRQIFITTHHKPDADALGSSLAWAAYLKKKGHSVTVVTPSDYPAFLNWMQGNDEVVIYDARQNDRQVRDLINRAELLFCLDFNCLGRINELGEYVRQAPGTKVLIDHHQRPEGFADVSFSDPKAAATAELIFEIIRALGDQDLVDQGMGEALYAGIMTDTGSFRHPSTSRNVHLIIAELLNTGIDLASVHRRIYDSHSEIRLRFLGYILKDKLVVNRAFNTAYIAVTQQELRDYESKTGDTEGLVNYALSIEGIVLAAVFIDRGSAVKISFRSVGDFSVSDFSRNHFNGGGHNNASGGISYEPLDATVQRFLEVLPQYQAQLVSTPPAPVAVAPPVA; encoded by the coding sequence ATGTTTCCTTCCGTATCCGAGTTGCAAACTCTGCTGGCGCAGCCCCGGCAGATTTTTATTACCACGCACCACAAGCCCGACGCCGACGCGCTGGGTTCGTCGCTGGCCTGGGCCGCCTACCTCAAGAAAAAGGGCCACTCCGTGACCGTCGTCACGCCCTCCGACTACCCCGCCTTCCTCAACTGGATGCAGGGCAACGACGAGGTTGTTATCTACGACGCGCGCCAGAATGACCGCCAGGTGCGCGACCTGATAAACCGGGCTGAGTTGCTTTTTTGCCTTGATTTTAACTGCCTGGGCCGCATCAACGAGTTGGGCGAGTACGTGCGCCAGGCTCCTGGCACGAAGGTGCTCATCGACCACCACCAGCGCCCCGAGGGTTTCGCCGATGTAAGCTTTTCGGACCCCAAGGCGGCGGCCACGGCCGAGCTTATTTTTGAGATTATCCGGGCCCTGGGCGACCAAGACCTCGTGGACCAGGGCATGGGCGAGGCGCTCTACGCGGGTATTATGACCGATACGGGCTCGTTTCGGCACCCCAGCACCTCGCGCAACGTGCACCTCATCATTGCCGAGCTGCTGAATACGGGTATTGACCTGGCCTCGGTGCACCGCCGCATCTACGACTCGCACTCCGAAATCCGGCTGCGTTTCCTGGGCTACATTCTGAAAGACAAGCTAGTCGTGAATCGCGCGTTTAATACGGCCTACATTGCCGTGACGCAACAAGAGCTACGCGACTACGAGAGCAAAACCGGCGATACTGAGGGCTTAGTCAACTACGCGCTCAGCATCGAGGGCATTGTGCTGGCAGCCGTGTTTATTGACCGCGGCTCGGCGGTAAAAATCTCGTTCCGCTCGGTGGGCGACTTCTCGGTGAGCGATTTTTCGCGCAATCACTTCAACGGTGGTGGGCACAATAACGCCTCGGGCGGCATTAGCTACGAGCCGCTGGATGCCACCGTACAGCGATTTTTGGAGGTGCTGCCGCAATACCAGGCGCAGCTGGTGAGCACACCACCCGCCCCCGTAGCGGTTGCGCCGCCCGTGGCCTAA
- a CDS encoding nucleoside-diphosphate kinase, producing the protein MATNRTFTMIKPDAVAENHIGGILHMMEQGGFRVVELQKVTLTPERAGQFYAVHKERPFYNDLVKYMSSGPIVAAILEKDNAVADFRNLIGATNPAQAAEGTIRKKYAKSMEANAVHGSDSDENAQIEGEFFFNK; encoded by the coding sequence ATGGCAACTAACCGCACCTTCACGATGATTAAGCCCGACGCCGTGGCCGAAAACCACATTGGCGGCATCCTGCACATGATGGAGCAGGGCGGCTTCCGCGTCGTGGAGCTTCAAAAAGTTACTCTTACGCCCGAGCGCGCCGGCCAGTTCTACGCCGTGCACAAGGAGCGCCCTTTCTACAACGACCTGGTGAAATACATGTCGAGCGGTCCCATCGTGGCGGCCATTCTGGAGAAAGACAATGCGGTAGCCGACTTCCGTAATCTCATCGGTGCTACCAACCCGGCGCAGGCTGCCGAGGGCACCATTCGTAAGAAATACGCGAAAAGCATGGAGGCCAATGCCGTGCACGGCTCCGACTCAGACGAAAACGCCCAGATTGAAGGCGAATTTTTCTTCAACAAGTAA